Proteins from one Paenibacillus amylolyticus genomic window:
- a CDS encoding alpha-L-rhamnosidase C-terminal domain-containing protein, which yields MVHIAPQPGPGLDWVEASLETMYGPVASSWHRLGEGEMQIRVHLPVNTRGKVRLPGAGAQTVLEQGKPLDQVSEIQDIRSIGEDLEVTLGSGSYHFTYKN from the coding sequence ATGGTGCATATCGCGCCGCAACCCGGACCTGGACTGGATTGGGTGGAAGCGAGTTTGGAGACCATGTATGGTCCAGTTGCTTCAAGCTGGCATCGGCTGGGTGAGGGTGAGATGCAGATACGGGTGCATCTTCCTGTCAATACGAGAGGTAAGGTACGTCTTCCCGGAGCAGGTGCACAGACCGTTCTGGAGCAAGGGAAGCCGCTCGATCAGGTAAGTGAAATTCAGGATATCCGTAGCATTGGAGAGGATCTTGAAGTCACACTTGGATCTGGAAGTTACCATTTCACGTACAAGAACTGA
- a CDS encoding AMP-binding protein produces MKRLCELLDQSEQRYPHKAALITDEGHFTYSQLSQERDRISAYLQVCGVKAGERIILLLPHGKFIVSSIFAASRLGATYILLHESTTRYQLDYIVKDSQASYLLTTDAFVEKLAMSSYMEIKVITENDVTAHAIQPSRSDDPEYEDGSDTSNEVACLLYTSGSTGRPKAVVSHHSSMLFVLESIQSCLNIESDDVIGNFLPLSFDYGMYQVFLAFNQHATIALGQRSDVGPALIQKIREWGITGLPIVPSMGEALIKLMRRQMTQLPEIRFITNTGVCTSPNLCKRIQYIFPECAATSDVWTNGV; encoded by the coding sequence TTGAAACGATTATGTGAGTTGTTAGATCAGTCAGAACAACGATATCCGCATAAAGCAGCTTTGATCACAGACGAAGGCCATTTTACTTATAGTCAACTAAGTCAGGAGAGGGATCGTATATCCGCTTATCTGCAAGTCTGCGGTGTAAAAGCAGGCGAGCGAATCATACTGCTTTTGCCTCATGGCAAATTTATCGTCTCATCCATTTTTGCCGCCTCCAGGCTTGGAGCAACATACATTCTCCTGCATGAGAGTACGACGAGATATCAATTGGACTACATTGTTAAAGATTCGCAAGCTTCCTATCTGCTAACGACCGATGCATTTGTTGAAAAGTTGGCGATGTCCTCGTATATGGAGATTAAAGTCATAACAGAAAATGACGTGACCGCACATGCAATACAGCCTAGCAGATCAGATGACCCGGAGTACGAAGATGGCTCTGATACTAGTAATGAAGTTGCCTGTTTGTTGTATACATCGGGAAGTACAGGCCGGCCCAAGGCCGTGGTATCACACCATTCCAGCATGCTTTTTGTACTGGAGAGCATTCAGTCTTGCCTGAATATAGAATCAGATGACGTAATCGGCAATTTTCTTCCGTTGTCTTTTGATTACGGGATGTACCAGGTTTTTCTGGCTTTTAATCAACATGCAACGATAGCCTTGGGTCAGCGATCTGATGTAGGTCCGGCGCTCATTCAAAAAATTAGGGAATGGGGTATTACCGGTTTACCGATTGTACCCAGCATGGGTGAAGCGCTGATCAAACTTATGCGCAGACAGATGACACAATTACCGGAGATTCGTTTCATTACCAATACAGGAGTCTGCACTTCCCCAAACTTATGTAAACGAATTCAATACATTTTTCCCGAATGCGCGGCTACATCTGATGTATGGACTAACGGAGTGTAA
- a CDS encoding AraC family transcriptional regulator yields MTWNLYSMMPKMIMAPGYSEAICTEPNRIMVAFTEQSFETKYRDTLYHISSRDLFVGNDILLLNRLSVPVVINVLTLENLPKMRFGFPMVLSRQDDGVKLFVKFVIEMFGQSAFQPEYSKQLSLQFTEFLNMYRMMNQSTDNLKGKIDNRLIIIHRMIRSQYSEPLTLEDMAARIGCNPVYLSNTYKKVFGCSPIKSLQKIRVQKGRELLKHTDLTINEITKSVGYISSSQFAGYYKKYYGLSPSEYRKHLCNKSREEISDGTSS; encoded by the coding sequence ATGACATGGAATTTGTACAGCATGATGCCCAAAATGATAATGGCTCCCGGCTATTCCGAGGCAATATGTACAGAGCCCAATAGAATAATGGTAGCGTTTACCGAGCAGTCTTTTGAAACGAAGTATCGTGACACCTTGTACCACATTTCCTCCAGGGACTTGTTCGTGGGCAACGATATCCTCCTGTTAAACCGATTATCAGTACCTGTCGTAATCAACGTTCTGACCTTGGAGAACTTGCCTAAAATGCGCTTCGGTTTTCCAATGGTATTGTCCAGACAAGACGACGGAGTTAAGCTGTTTGTGAAATTCGTAATAGAGATGTTCGGACAGAGCGCTTTCCAACCTGAGTACAGCAAACAACTATCCCTTCAATTCACAGAATTTTTAAATATGTACCGGATGATGAATCAGAGCACCGATAATCTGAAAGGCAAAATTGACAACCGATTAATTATCATTCATCGCATGATACGAAGTCAATATTCGGAGCCGCTTACTCTTGAAGACATGGCAGCACGAATTGGCTGTAATCCGGTTTATTTAAGTAACACATACAAGAAAGTATTCGGGTGTTCACCCATTAAATCTCTTCAGAAAATCAGGGTACAAAAGGGACGTGAACTGCTTAAGCATACCGATCTGACGATCAATGAAATAACGAAGTCTGTCGGTTATATCTCTAGTTCACAGTTCGCCGGTTACTATAAAAAATATTACGGGCTCTCTCCAAGTGAATATCGTAAACATCTGTGCAATAAGAGCAGGGAGGAAATCAGTGATGGAACAAGTAGCTAA
- a CDS encoding acyl carrier protein has product MEQVANSMITAKIIQIVHHILGYHLDIPLDERLENLGFDSIKYISLIVALEEEFGITFRDEDLLYECFATVEQIEWRISGMVSSS; this is encoded by the coding sequence ATGGAACAAGTAGCTAATTCGATGATTACAGCAAAAATCATTCAGATTGTTCACCATATACTTGGATATCACTTGGACATTCCTCTGGATGAGCGACTAGAAAATCTCGGGTTCGACTCCATAAAGTATATTTCACTAATTGTTGCACTAGAAGAGGAGTTTGGTATTACTTTTCGGGACGAGGATCTATTGTATGAATGTTTTGCTACAGTTGAACAGATCGAGTGGAGAATATCGGGTATGGTATCTTCTTCATAG
- a CDS encoding acyltransferase encodes MNQPVNRPRRIAYLDLYRAFAIMAVVAIHATSTAVAHYPKHTLDHDVYYFWNTFLQFAVPAFLFLSSLVLFYNYNGKVNEKGWMLAFYKKRLFYVFVPYVVWSLIYFAIKQLLAGKEPLTHGAQFAKQLMMGTAHTHLYFFLIILQFYIVFPLLLSLTRYHLFNRYLPLFCIAGQAIFYALHLQFHFERTGSLLPSYLIVIGFGAWIGLNFEWALKKLYIYRYVLIAALLSGGPFSYMVMLISKPLSLYIRW; translated from the coding sequence ATGAATCAACCGGTTAATCGGCCCCGGCGTATTGCGTATCTGGATCTCTATCGTGCTTTTGCCATCATGGCAGTGGTAGCCATTCATGCGACTTCAACAGCAGTTGCCCATTACCCCAAGCACACGTTAGATCATGATGTGTATTACTTCTGGAACACGTTCCTGCAATTTGCCGTTCCAGCTTTCCTGTTCCTGTCATCCCTGGTCTTGTTCTACAACTACAATGGCAAGGTGAATGAGAAGGGTTGGATGCTCGCTTTTTATAAGAAGCGTTTATTCTATGTATTTGTACCGTATGTGGTGTGGTCCCTTATCTACTTCGCCATCAAGCAGTTGCTTGCGGGCAAAGAACCTTTGACCCACGGTGCTCAATTTGCCAAGCAATTAATGATGGGAACCGCTCATACGCACTTGTACTTTTTTCTGATTATTCTTCAATTTTATATCGTGTTTCCTTTACTTCTATCGCTTACACGCTATCATCTTTTTAATCGGTACTTGCCATTATTCTGTATTGCGGGCCAAGCGATTTTCTATGCACTACATTTGCAGTTTCACTTCGAACGGACAGGAAGTTTGTTGCCCAGTTATCTGATTGTCATCGGATTTGGCGCATGGATTGGGCTGAACTTTGAATGGGCATTGAAGAAACTGTATATTTATCGTTACGTGCTTATCGCTGCGTTGTTGAGCGGGGGGCCATTTTCATATATGGTAATGCTTATATCAAAACCGCTTTCGCTGTATATCCGGTGGTAA